The genomic interval ACCAGATCGCGCAGCTGATCCAGAACCTGCGCAGCCGCCCGGACTCGCGCCGTCACCTCGTCAGTGCCTGGAACCCGGCGGACGTCGACAAGATGGCGCTCCCCCCCTGCCACGCGCTCTTCCAGTTCTACGCCGCCAACGGGCGACTCTCCTGCCAGATGTACCAGCGGAGCGCCGATCTCTTCCTCGGCGTGCCGTTCAACATCGCGTCGTATTCACTGCTGACCTTGATGGTCGCGCAGGTCACCGACCTCAAGCCCGGCGAGTTCATCCTCGCCTTGGGCGATGCCCATCTCTATCTGAACCACCTCGAGCAGGCCCGCGAGCAGCTCTCCCGCGATCCGCGCGCGCTGCCGATGATGAAGCTCAATCCGAACGTGAAGGACCTCTTCGCGTTCAAGTACGAAGACTTCACGCTCGAGCACTACGAG from Blastocatellia bacterium carries:
- a CDS encoding thymidylate synthase, producing MKPYLDLMRHVLEQGTPKTDRTGTGTLSVFGHQMRFDLRQGFPLVTTKKLHMRSIIYELLWFLRGETNVSWLQQHGVTIWDEWADERGELGPVYGYQWRHWRTPDGREIDQIAQLIQNLRSRPDSRRHLVSAWNPADVDKMALPPCHALFQFYAANGRLSCQMYQRSADLFLGVPFNIASYSLLTLMVAQVTDLKPGEFILALGDAHLYLNHLEQAREQLSRDPRALPMMKLNPNVKDLFAFKYEDFTLEHYE